The Pyrus communis chromosome 2, drPyrComm1.1, whole genome shotgun sequence genome includes a window with the following:
- the LOC137726707 gene encoding chloroplast envelope quinone oxidoreductase homolog — protein MAGMSSKLMHAVQYVGYGGGASGLQHVEVPIPTPKKGEVLLKLEAASINPLDWRIQKGVARPFLPKKFPQIPVTDVAGEVVKVGEGVQKFKPGDKVVAYMTIAIGGGLAEYATASENMTVARPPEVSAAEAAGLPIAGVTAHQCLTQAARVKLDGSGQQKNILITAASGGVGQYAVQLAKLGNAHVTATCGARNIEFVKSLGADEVLDYKTPEGAALKSPSGRKYDVVVHCTTSTGVPWSTFEPNLSSNGKVIDITPGPSAFITFALQKLSFSKKRLVPLFADVNAENLEYLVKLVKEGKLKTVIDSTHPLSKAEDAWAKSIDGHATGKVIVEA, from the exons ATGGCAGGCATGTCGTCGAAGCTTATGCATGCGGTGCAGTACGTCGGCTATGGTGGAGGAGCTTCTGGTTTACAG CATGTAGAGGTTCCAATACCCACTCCGAAGAAAGGCGAGGTTTTGCTGAAATTGGAAGCAGCTAGTATAAACCCACTGGATTGGAGAATTCAGAAAGGCGTGGCACGACCTTTTTTGCCCAAAAAATTTCCTCAGATACCTG TTACTGATGTTGCTGGAGAGGTTGTAAAAGTTGGAGAGGGCGTCCAAAAGTTCAAACCGGGCGACAAAGTTGTGGCATATATGACCATCGCT ATTGGAGGTGGACTGGCTGAATACGCCACAGCTAGTGAGAACATGACAGTGGCCAGGCCACCCGAAGTTTCAGCAGCTGAAGCTGCAGGCTTACCTATTGCTGGCGTCACAGCTCACCAATGTCTCACGCAAGCTGCTCGGGTCAAGCTTGACGGAAGTGGCCAGCAAAAGAACATATTGATTACTGCTGCCTCTGGCGGTGTGGGTCAGTATGCAGTCCAATTAGCCAAGCTCGGTAATGCCCATGTTACAGCCACTTGTGGAGCTCGTAACATTGAATTTGTCAAGAGCTTAGGGGCAGATGAGGTTCTTGACTACAAGACCCCGGAAGGAGCAGCTCTGAAGAGCCCATCTGGTCGGAAATATGATGTCGTGGTCCACTGCACAACCAGTACCGGTGTTCCCTGGTCAACTTTTGAGCCTAATTTGAGTTCCAACGGGAAGGTCATAGACATCACTCCCGGTCCAAGTGCCTTTATTACTTTTGCTCTGCAGAAACTCTCCTTCTCGAAGAAGCGGCTGGTGCCGCTGTTTGCTGATGTCAATGCTGAGAACCTTGAGTATCTTGTTAAGTTGGTGAAGGAAGGAAAGCTCAAGACGGTAATCGACTCGACGCATCCTCTGAGCAAGGCCGAAGATGCATGGGCTAAGAGTATCGATGGACATGCAACCGGAAAGGTAATCGTTGAGGCTTAA
- the LOC137726414 gene encoding chloroplast envelope quinone oxidoreductase homolog translates to MAGMASKRMHAVQYVGYGGGASGLQHVEVPIPTPKKGEVLLKLEAASINPLDWKIQKGVARPFLPKKFPHIPVTDVAGEVVKVGEGVQKFKPGDKVVAYLTAAIGGGLAEYTTASENMTVARPPEVSAAEAAGLPIAGVTAHQCLTQAARVKLDGSGQQKNILITAASGGVGQYAVQLAKLGNAHVTATCGARNVELVKSLGADEVLDYKTPEGAALKSPSGRKYDVVVHCTTNTGVPWSIFEPNLSSNGKVIVITPGPSAFLTFALKKLSFSKKRLVPLFADIKAENLEYLVKLVKEGKLKTVIDSTHPLSKAEEAWAKSIDGHATGKVIVEA, encoded by the exons ATGGCAGGCATGGCGTCGAAGCGTATGCATGCGGTGCAGTACGTCGGCTATGGTGGAGGAGCTTCTGGTTTACAG CATGTAGAGGTTCCAATACCCACTCCGAAGAAAGGCGAGGTTTTGCTGAAATTGGAAGCAGCTAGTATAAACCCACTGGATTGGAAAATTCAGAAAGGCGTGGCACGACCATTTTTGCCCAAAAAATTTCCTCATATACCTG TTACTGATGTTGCTGGAGAGGTTGTAAAAGTTGGAGAGGGCGTCCAAAAGTTCAAACCGGGCGACAAAGTTGTGGCATATCTGACCGCTGCT ATTGGAGGTGGACTGGCTGAGTACACCACAGCTAGTGAGAACATGACAGTGGCCAGGCCACCCGAAGTTTCAGCAGCTGAAGCTGCAGGCTTACCTATTGCTGGCGTCACAGCTCACCAATGTCTCACGCAAGCTGCTCGGGTCAAGCTTGACGGAAGTGGCCAGCAAAAGAACATATTGATTACTGCTGCCTCTGGCGGTGTGGGTCAGTATGCAGTCCAATTAGCCAAGCTCGGTAATGCTCATGTTACAGCCACTTGTGGAGCTCGTAACGTTGAATTGGTCAAGAGCTTAGGGGCAGATGAGGTTCTTGACTACAAGACCCCAGAAGGAGCAGCTCTGAAGAGCCCATCTGGTCGGAAATATGATGTCGTGGTCCACTGCACAACCAACACCGGTGTTCCCTGGTCAATTTTTGAGCCTAATTTGAGTTCCAACGGGAAGGTCATAGTAATAACTCCCGGTCCAAGTGCCTTTCTTACTTTTGCTCTGAAGAAACTCTCCTTCTCGAAGAAGCGGCTGGTGCCACTGTTTGCTGATATCAAGGCTGAGAACCTTGAGTATCTTGTTAAGTTGGTGAAGGAAGGAAAGCTCAAAACGGTAATCGACTCGACACATCCTCTGAGCAAGGCCGAAGAAGCTTGGGCTAAGAGTATCGATGGACATGCAACCGGGAAGGTCATCGTTGAGGCTTAA
- the LOC137725507 gene encoding quinone-oxidoreductase homolog, chloroplastic-like → MASKLMHAVQYDSYGGGASALKHVEAPVPSPKKGEVLLKLEAAALNPVDWKIQKGMLRLLYPRKFPHIPVTDVAGEVVEVGQGVQKFKPGDKVVAFLSHANGGGLAEYAAASENLTVSRPPEVSAAEGAGLPVAGLTAHQCLTQSAGIKLDGSGPQKNLLITAASGGVGQYAVQLAKLGNTHVTATCGARNIEFVKSLGADEVLDYKTPEGAALTSPSGRKYDAVVHCTTGIPWSTFEPNLSTNGKVIDITPGPSGFVTFALKKLTFSKKQLVPLFLNVKAENLEYLVKLVKEGKLKTIIDSTHSLSKAEDAWARSMDGHATGKIIVEP, encoded by the exons ATGGCATCAAAGCTTATGCATGCGGTACAGTACGACAGCTATGGCGGAGGAGCTTCTGCTTTAAAG CATGTGGAGGCTCCGGTCCCGTCCCCGAAGAAAGGGGAGGTTTTGTTGAAACTGGAAGCAGCTGCTCTAAACCCAGTTGATTGGAAAATTCAGAAGGGCATGCTTCGGCTTCTTTATCCCCGAAAATTTCCTCACATACCTG TTACTGATGTGGCTGGAGAGGTTGTAGAGGTTGGACAAGGAGTGCAAAAGTTCAAACCAGGGGACAAAGTTGTGGCCTTTCTGAGCCATGCT AATGGAGGTGGACTGGCTGAGTACGCTGCAGCTAGTGAGAACTTGACAGTGTCCAGGCCACCTGAAGTATCAGCAGCTGAAGGTGCAGGCTTACCTGTTGCTGGCCTCACAGCTCACCAGTGTCTCACGCAATCTGCTGGGATCAAGCTGGATGGAAGCGGCCCACAAAAGAACCTATTAATTACTGCTGCCTCTGGGGGCGTGGGTCAGTATGCAGTCCAACTAGCAAAGCTCGGTAACACGCATGTTACAGCCACTTGTGGAGCTCGTAACATTGAATTTGTCAAGAGCTTAGGGGCAGATGAGGTTCTTGACTACAAGACCCCAGAAGGAGCAGCTCTAACTAGCCCATCTGGTCGGAAATATGATGCTGTGGTCCATTGCACAACCGGCATCCCCTGGTCAACTTTTGAGCCTAATTTGAGCACCAACGGGAAGGTCATAGACATAACTCCTGGTCCAAGTGGTTTTGTTACTTTTGCTCTGAAGAAACTCACCTTCTCGAAGAAGCAGCTGGTGCCACTGTTTCTGAATGTCAAGGCTGAGAACTTGGAGTATCTTGTTAAGTTGGTGAAGGAAGGAAAGCTCAAGACGATAATCGACTCTACGCATTCTCTGAGCAAGGCTGAAGATGCTTGGGCAAGGAGTATGGATGGACACGCGACTGGAAAGATTATTGTCGAGCCTTAA
- the LOC137725356 gene encoding chloroplast envelope quinone oxidoreductase homolog, with amino-acid sequence MAAMASKLMHAVQYDGYGGGASGLKHVEVPIPTPTKGEVLLKLEAASINPIDWKIQKGMLRPFLPRKFPYAPVTDVAGEVVEVGQGVQKFKPGDKVVAYLSQAGGGLAEYTAATENLTVTRPPEVSAAEGAGLPIAGLTAHQCLTQAAGVKLDGSGQQKNILITAASGGVGQYAVQLAKLGNTHVTATCGARNIEFVKSLGADEVLDYKTPEGAALNSPSGRKYDAVVHCATGIPWSTFEPNLSANGKVIDITPSPSALVTFALKKLTFSKKQLVPLLMNAKAENLEYLVKLVKEGKLRTVIDSTYPLSKAEDAWAKSISGHATGKIIVEP; translated from the exons ATGGCAGCAATGGCGTCGAAGCTTATGCATGCGGTTCAGTACGACGGCTATGGCGGAGGAGCTTCTGGTTTAAAG CATGTAGAGGTTCCGATCCCCACTCCGACGAAAGGCGAGGTTTTGCTGAAACTGGAAGCAGCCAGTATAAACCCAATTGATTGGAAAATTCAGAAAGGCATGTTGCGGCCTTTTTTGCCCCGCAAATTCCCTTATGCACCCG TTACTGATGTTGCTGGAGAGGTTGTAGAAGTTGGACAGGGGGTCCAAAAGTTCAAACCTGGCGACAAAGTTGTGGCATATCTTTCCCAAGCT GGAGGTGGACTGGCCGAGTACACAGCAGCTACTGAGAACTTGACAGTGACCAGGCCACCTGAAGTATCAGCAGCTGAAGGTGCAGGCTTACCTATTGCTGGCCTCACAGCTCACCAGTGTCTCACGCAGGCTGCTGGGGTCAAGCTGGATGGAAGCGGCCAGCAAAAGAACATACTGATTACTGCTGCCTCTGGTGGTGTGGGTCAATATGCAGTCCAATTAGCAAAGCTCGGAAACACGCATGTTACAGCCACTTGTGGAGCTCGTAACATTGAATTTGTCAAGAGCTTAGGGGCAGATGAGGTTCTTGACTACAAGACCCCAGAAGGAGCAGCTCTGAATAGCCCGTCTGGGCGGAAATATGATGCTGTGGTCCACTGTGCAACCGGCATTCCCTGGTCAACTTTTGAGCCTAATTTGAGCGCCAACGGGAAGGTGATAGACATTACTCCCAGTCCAAGTGCCTTGGTTACTTTTGCTCTGAAGAAACTCACCTTCTCAAAGAAGCAGCTGGTGCCTCTGCTCATGAATGCCAAGGCTGAGAACCTGGAGTATCTCGTTAAGTTGGTGAAGGAAGGAAAGCTCAGGACAGTGATTGATTCGACATATCCTCTGAGCAAGGCTGAAGATGCTTGGGCTAAGAGTATCAGTGGACATGCGACCGGGAAGATCATCGTCGAGCCTTAA